Within Scomber japonicus isolate fScoJap1 chromosome 18, fScoJap1.pri, whole genome shotgun sequence, the genomic segment aatttaaaactTCAAACACAATGCTACACATCAATGCtaacattaaaatcaaactcatcttcaagAACATTTAGGCTCCATTGAATCAGCTGTCAAAACAAAATCACCAGATTATTCATATCATGGAAATCATCTAGAGAGCATGAACATCCTCAGCTAAATTGATTACAAACATAtctttagatttagatttttttagtgTGAGAATAAGTAGATAATAGTAACTGTTGTAGTATTTGACTTGATAGCAGGGCTAGAAGAGAGGTCAGGGGGTCACTAACATTCAGATTCTCGATTTTGAGACTCTGAAAATCCACAGTATATGACCTCCATTTAATCTCCATCCTCTGAACATTGTGCCACAAGGTGCCACCAATTCTGACGATTGCAGAGGTGGATGACTGttgaaactacacacacactcacgtatgcatttgttcctcttttttgGTCAGCGATGACCAATCATTTCCACTAGAGATTGCACTTCCCTAAACCACCAGATGAACCCTAACCTCTAACCCTAATGTAGAACCTTAAAAAATGTCCataaaccccaaaaaacaaaatttaaaactTCAAACACAATGCTACACATCAATGCtaacattaaaatcaaactcatcttcaagAATATTTAGGCTCCATTAAATCAGCCGACAACTACTGTCAAAACAAAATCACCAGATTATTCATATCATGGAAATCATCTGGAGAGCATGAACATCCTCAGCTAAATTGATTACAAACATGtctttagatttagattttttagtGTGAGAATAAGTGGATAATAGTAACTGTTGTAGTATTTGACTTGATAGCAGGGCTAGAAGAGAGGTCAGGGGGTCACTAACTCTGAAAATCCACAGTATATGACCTCCACTTAATCTCCATCCTCTGAACATTGTGTCTGTGGTAATAATTACCTTGCAATATGAGTAGTTTCAACACCTGTGATTTCACTGCAGTGCAGTTTGTACAGGTTCTCGTACGTAATAATGAAGTTTTGTTCCCCTTAAATTTTTAGGCGTAGGtgctctcattttatttttattgcattatgttatatacagtacatttcatattttctcagttggtttgaaatgtaataaacatttataaGACTGATAGTTTATGACGTACTCTTGCTGAGTAATCCTCAGCTCATGCTGCATGGTTATTCAGGGCTTTAATTCAGTGAGTGTTTATCCATGCAAAGTCAGTTTTAGGGACTCTGAAAACACTGTTTGTAACAGATGAAAATActgaggaagaatggaggaggaGTGTCAGAGTGGAGAGAAGTGACATCATCCCCTTAAACTTAATAGATTCAATCTGGCGGCGATTCCCCCAGCGTAAGCTACCCAAACCCTCCGACCTTGTGTAAAAGAAACATTATGCTATAGTCAAATTCTTTGGTTGTTTCTCACTCCCTTGTTTATGCACAATAATGTATGTCTCTTTTGCTGAAAAGTTCACTGCTGCAACACCACCTCAGAAAACGGAGGATCTCAACAGTTTGGGGTTTGTGGCCTCCCATGTTGATTCTGGCTTAAAATTGAGAGATCACAGTGAGGGCATGCTGTGTGTGATGATTAGAGCTGATGATGaataataaagagaaaaagagagagagagagagagagagagagagagagagagagagagagagagagagagagagagagagagagagagagagagagaaaggactgTATCGGCTGTGGCTGCCTTGCTCCCTGACATCATATTTGGCCACCAACTTTCTGTCTTCTGGCCACTCTGGCAAATATTTCCACTCTTTTCCATAGTTTAGCATTTTTGCCTGGTTGCTTTTCCACAGGTCTCTGTTACTTGATGTCTATGTAAAAacaggcagggagagagagtgagagcagaAAGGAAAATGGGACAGCCAATGTAATGTCATATAATGACTAACGTcccctgtgtgtttttgttaaggaaaggaaagtaacTCATATTTATCTTTGCCTTCGGCCATAGAGTAAGAATTCCATCTGTTAGATAAGGAAAATTCCCAAATCATTAGAAATTTTGCAAGATAGTATGACTCGTATGCTTGAGTGGAAGTTACTGAGCACGAAAGACGTAACCAGGATAGCATCACGGATTTTGGGTGTGGGACAGAAATCCGACACATGAAAGGAAGTGACACATCCACGAccaaatgaagagaaatgtccTTCCGTTTCTTTCCACACTTTCGCATCAGAGGAACAGCAGGCGCCTTCTTCTGGGCAAAGCCTGCCTCCCCCCTGTCCAAACAGGCGGCTTCCTTTGCACTGAGATGCTGACTGATGTGGTGGGCTCTGCTCAGATGTCTCAGCCGTGTCCCCAGCTTCTGGGCATTTTTCAAATGACCTCACAGTATGACCATTCTGAGCTATTTCCCACACTACAACTCTCGCTTTAGAACTGGGTTTTAGTCGTCTGTTAAGACCTGGATTATTGTATcaacatttggtttaaatttgTTGAAAGAGGGTGGATTTGTTAAAGAAGTGCAATGTAAGCACCCCCCTGTGTACATTACCCACTACAAATGCCAAAAAGGGGCTTAGGAATGGCCTGAACCTCCGTCCCCTAAATTACAGACTTGCAAGGCCAGGAATACTCTCAAAAGGAAGTGCCCGGCAGGACAGAAAAAGAGGGTCTCATTGTGGGAACTGGTGGGTGCTGTGGCACTGACCCACATCCTCTTACTCCCCCTCTGCTCTGTTGCCCACCGCGTAGCTTTTCCACTATCCATCCCCTGCTGCATGTCTTCCCCCACCTCTTAACCATCTTTGTTTTGATGTGACCCGACCACGGCCCAAGGGTAATTCCCATGATTTTCCATTCATCAGTACAGCAATGCATATTTTATTGGTGACAATGTGAGACAGTGAATCCGTGTTAGCAGTATCACTTCagggaaagcagggaggaaggcaaATGctagaaagtgaaaaaaacaaataacagtaaaatcCCACCCTTGACTGGGAGTGAAGTGGTCTGTATTTCCCACAATGTAAGAGTCACAATGACACAATGAGTTACTTTCCACAGACACTCCTCAATGACTTGAGTTAATTTAAGTGAATTAGTTGTCTGGAATAGTTGTTAGGTGAAAGCATGTCAAACTTACACATGCTCTAACTGGAACTTTCATCTTACAAAACGTAAATAGCCACAATTGTTAAATTACGTGGAAAACAGTCATTTCCCCTTTCACACTACTATGCCATCAGACCATGATTAAGATGTCTGGGACAGCACTTGATATGAAGCACAGACCATGTTGTATAAGTGTTCAACCTTTACAACCCCAcagactattctattctattgttAAAAAGCTTGTCATGTAGCtgatcatttaattaaaaaatgaaatcatcaCTTGTGGTTAAAACTAACCTGTCATACCAGATGGTTTGTTGCACACAACCATTTAAAAAGCCATTCTTGGCAACTTTTTGGAAAAGAGCAGGCACTTAAAAACATACTTTGGGCacgcaggtggttgagtggttagagagcatgccatatatgcagccgaccccagttcgaatccTGATCGGAGGCCCTtcgctgcatgtcacacccccctctctctcccatgtttcctgtcggtctactgataaataaaagcGTCTATGCTAACAagatcttttaaaaaaacaaacatactttGGCTGGTGATTGGATGAGCAATCTGTCTATCATCATCCAAACCCTGTATGACATCTAAATGTATAGTTATGGgcctgaaaagtgaagccagtgCCAAAGTGCCTGAAACCTGCATGCTCTATTGGCCAGCAAAAGGCGACTCCACTGGCTCGAAACAGAAGTCTGATTGTATGGAAGTCTGTGAGAAAATTACCCTACTTGTCAATTGATTCATTAAATCAGTAAACATTTCTTAATGGTCTCATTttaagtcttcttcaatacagcgTGATATTCATTCAGTACATTATAGCCCCATTTGGAGTAAAATAGACAATAAAACAGGGTATGCTTTAGGGTGTGGGAAATTGTGATTGACCATTTTGATGAACTAAAAAACTCTTGTTCAATGTTTGGTTGTACTAAAAGATCCACTGAGAggtcagatgtttgttttttacactaCAGTAAGTACATTTTACTTTAATGGTTTTGTGACTGTTTTTTGCCAGcgaaaattagcattagcattatcacagttaaccatagactAAATGCACTGTGCTAACCAGGCTGACTCTCATCTGAATTCAAAAAAAGTATGTATGTCCATCTCAtacaagtccaatattcactttcaCTTTAGTTTTGTTCTCCGTCAGCTTCTGAGGGCATTGTGTCAGCTGCTAAATGGTCCACTATGTACACACAATGCTGCTCAAATGAGATTAATGTGAGCTGTGAATCAAAATAACTGAGTGTGAGACTGTGAGACCAAAGCAATGAACTAAAAGATATTAAAACCCTCCATAtagctgaggggaactgcagaaATGGTGATAATtgtctgtgggtttgtcacaGTAGGTTACACCTTTCACTTTACACATCCACTGTTCATATGAAATatgtgatataaaaatattcattaaagcagctttaaacaaaacaaattaaaactaCCAATATGGGCACTACTTCAATACCACCCCActgtcctacacacacacaaacacacacacacacatacaggtgtACACTCTCTGCTTTTGGGTTTACTGTCGGCATTCCTCTGCCAGTTGCGTAACTATGAGCCACACTTCTTTCTTTAAAGGTTGCTACTTACgttgttgtttcttttgtgtATTTCCATCAAAACACACTTAGTTTTGTCTATAACAAGGGAAAAATTGTATATTTCAGGAGGGAACCACCCAATGGAATTTCAAAATTTTGGGACAAAACAATCAACCCATGTCATAACTTGTGGGGGCAAATATTTTCGTGGGTAAAATGACACAACAGTAAAAATGCAGCCAGATATTACTCAGAGCACAACAAGTCTACCCTGTGACGAAATAGCAGAACTTTCCTTCAGCCTCTTTCCCTCCGGCCATCCATTACCTTACATAGAGCACAAGTTCTGTAACACGTCTAACAAAACAAGTGCTGTGAGTTTCTACCACAATGACCTATGAGTGTGAAGGAGTGAtctttaaatgtaatcagtgaTCTTAATTAGTCAGTCATGTTTTATATGGCTATGTCATTGTTTGGTGCAGCCACAGATAGACGCATTTCTCAGAAACTGGTCCCACCTGTCCAGGCATGTAGGCCTGCATGTCATTAAAGTGTGACTGTCAGTTTTGGGAAATAGACATGCAGAAAGACTTGGAAGACAGTCCGGTGTGAATGTGTATTGAAAAAACAATAGCTTGGGAAGATTCCATGATTCACAAAGAGGAAACTTCCTTACTCAAATCCCTGTATACAACTTTTCCTTTCACATTAACTATCTAGTCTGGTAATCTTGAATAAACCAACATGTTTGgagtttgttgttttcattatgTTGAAGACAAGTGACTGAGTGAATTCAAATTATTTTAGCTAGTCCTGAAACTGCACTCGTGAAACACAAGCACTCAATGTTGGACTGGatattttgttaataaatgaaaggttcaacattttgggaaatatggtTTTTCACTTCTTACTCACATTCTGGAGAATTGGTTGATCATTGCCATTCTCATCTTTTACACGACTACAGCCAGCATTCGGTCAGCTTAGCGTAGCACAAAGATTGAAAACAGGGGTTACCACAGCTAGGCTGGCTCTGTTCAAAGGTCACAAAATCTGCCTTCCAGCACCGCACTAATTCTTTATATATCTTGTTTAATTCTGACAAAGCACAAAGTGTAAAACATAATATGTAGTGGTTTACTGGTAGTTATACATTTTTGCCACTTGTTTtctttaaagatgaaaccaatgAGATATAGCGTGTTAATTAGTAAGCTTTAGAGACGCTGTTAGCAGTATTGTTACCGTTTAAGAGTGTCAAGCTAACTGTTTACTGCCTGTTTCCATTATTTGTGCTAAACTAGCTATGGCTGATGGCTGTATTGTAGCTTCATATTCAACTAACATGACAGTGGTATTGCTAATATAACTCTCTGGCAGAAATATAAGTATAATTtccaaaatataaaactattcctttaaggtAGTGCTGACATTTAGCAGCACTACCTTGTAAATGCATAATACTCTCCTGTGTAAATGCATAATACTTGTTCATTTCACAAGTCATGGCCTAATGATGTATGCATATTAACCGTTCTTCAGTTGAGCAGGACTGTAGCAAAATGGCTAAGATCATGGTTCATCACATGTCCAGGAAAGTGATGCTATAAATCAGTCAGATGATTATAGCGCAGGCCCATTCACACTCATTTATTGTGTCTCATATCTGGATAAACTCCAGATAAAGATTGATATATTCTGTTGCTGTGTGAgggagaatttttttttttttaaagaaaaacagatgacaaacacagaaaaggaTATTGATaaccatttatttttattattgaatttTTAACAAAAGTGCAGGAAAAGATACTTGAaaaccatttatttttattattgaatttTTAACAAAAGTGCAGGAAAAGAtacttaaaaaacatttatttttattattgaatttTTAACAAAAGTGCAGGAAAGGATAgttgaaaagaaaatcattcaCAACGATCATATTTTAAGTATTTGATTGCAATCTATTGAATAATAACCTGTCAAATTGATCAGGTGAGAGAAACAGTCGGTCTTGCATTGCTGCTGGATTAGACATACTCTGGTCTCACGACAAAGTGGTAAATGTACCGGTCATCAGCACAGGGATAGGCCAGAACCTGGGTCCCGTTCACAGCGATATAAGCCAGATTTTCTTTGAAGTCCTGAACCTGACTGATGTACTTACCTTGGCACATCAGCAGAAGTCGGTTACGAAACAGAACATTGCTCTGGGAACGGTGGTTTTGGGGAACCAACCTTGCCACAGGGAACGACTCGCATCGCAGACCATGGTTTGAACACTCACGTGTGTTCTTGAAAACATTTGCCTCCCACTGAATCTTGTTGCTCTGAAAGATCATGCTGTTGTGGACAGGTGTGCTGAATGACTGAGTTGTGGTTTGAATATATGGGCTGACAGTGGGTTGGCGGTAACGAGAATTATAGCCATAGTCATACTGCGTCCTGCGGTTGTATGATGGATAATGGGTACGGACTGGTTGTGTTACAGTTTTCTTGGAAGGTTCGATTACAGTGCTCCATGGATTAGAGGTGTAGATCCTGGGATGGTAATCATCATCTTCTTTATTGAACTTTGGATTGGTCTGAAGATTGCTGAAGAGCAGAACATTAAACTGAAGCGCTTTCAACATGTTATCACGATACATATTCTCATGTGTGCTGTAGAGTGATGAGTTGGATTCCAAATCATACAGTTTCTCAGCAGGGATCATAGGGAAACGAATGAGACCCAATAGTTCAGCCTGGGTTTCCAAACTGATTGAGTTGCCCTTCTCGAGGATCCAGCTCTCCACAGTCTGAAGCACAAAATATTCATCTGGCACCACCAGGTCTGAACGGGCTAGAAGGGCTCCAATGACCTCCACAGAGAGGTGTGGCCAAGCAGAAGACCTAGTCAGATTTTGGTAGTTCCAGGCCAGATATTGGATACAGTTCTCCTGGAGGACCAAGTCCTCAGTTTCCATTGCATATTTGTGAAGGGACACCTGGGTATGAAATGATGTGTCCTCAGGGAGGATTTTGGTGAACAGCCGGCCTGTGTCCTCcatcagctgcttcactccaAACTTTGAGGCCATCCAGTGGACGCACTGTGCAGAGGAGAAGGTCACATCTATCTTGCGAGTGTAAAGGTACCTGTCAAGAACCGGATTGTAGAAGGGTTAGATGTTTTCCAGTGATTTTGCTGACAAAACTGCATTTAATATATGACTTATTGTCAACAAGTATTGCTATTTACATTctcaaaaaacatctaaaatccATTAGAATTCAGTATATTGATGCAATACATGTCATAGCTGTTGCaataatttatataaaataGTGTGTTGCTGCACCATCTCCAACAGTGACTACAATCCTGTTTGTACCTAATGAAGGAGGTGAAATGTGGTTGGCAAGACTGGCTGACGTTGACCGTGATACTAGTCATCCCCATGGAGGTACTAAAGAAGGGGAATTGTGAGACGATCATCCTGTGTGCACAGATCGTTGTCTCAAGCATCTTTGGTGTCCCATCCTCCTTGTTTCCAGTGGCACTCTGAACTGTGATATGGAAGTCGCAGCCATCCCCACTGTCAAATATTTGGCCAAGATCATCAGACAGAGTAGCACTGTGGTCCAGGGAATGAGTAGAATTACTCATTGTCACATTTGTGTCTGGAATAACAAATAATCATTGGGATAAGCATTTAATAGAAAGTGTGCAAGAAGGGTAGTGAGGAGTGAtcattgaatttatttttaccGGATCAGATGGTGTCATGTGTTCTGTATGAAGGGactggtttagtttaaatgcCTACCTGAGTCACAAATAACTCCAACAtcctctttgtgtgtgcagtcaGTCACTCCCCAGCTTTTGAAACCACAAGTGGTCAGAAGGTTCTCTGTGCCTTTACATGTGATATCATCGAGCCAAATAGGTCCAGATGCTAGGATTTAAAATGAAAGGGTGTGTTAATTGTTGTGGCAATAACAGATTAAACAGAACCCATTCAGAGAGGCTGAATAGCAACTCTTGACTCATTACAACAATTTCACTGCCCTCTGGTGGGGGATATATGGAAGTAGAAGGTACCTTGTCCGTACTCCTTCCCTTCGACAACAGATTTGGCTCCAGGGAAGTGGAGCTGACGACACACCACCTGGGCCTCAGCCATGTCCCAACCATCGTCACAAACCGTTCCCCATTTCCCATCATGGTAGACCTCCACACGGCCCTCTGAAGTGCTCTGAGAGCCAATCAGCCTCACATCACCTTCCTGCGCATCAGGTGTCCTGCCTGTATCTGTGTGATCACAGGCGTAGGAAATTAGACTGTGACAGCAGAGAGTTTATCCAAACATTCAGGTAATCTATGTTCTTAGTATTTGTAAAAGCATATCAGACAATGTATAGTTTACAGTTATAAAtccaataacaataacaacaataataataataataataattcagacCATTTTCCACTCCATTAATTACTTTCATGGCAACATGGTTAGCATTTTATTAGTTGTCACACAAATGAGATGTGCTTCTGGTGACTTACTGAACAAGTTAAATTTCATTGCACTTCCAGAGGCATAGAGAAGTAGCAGAACCCACAGAGTGAGTAGGTTTCGTTTAATAAGCATTTCCAACCACCAGTGTAGGACTCTGACACAATGACAACAAAAGAGAGAACATTTTTGATTAAAAATCAGTCTACAGTATTTACTGATTCTAAGAGTGAATGCAAAACCACCATAGCATTAGCCTTTACTATGTTTTCATCGAGATGAATTGcagtttgttttaattgattcaATCTTCTAAACTTGAAACTGACTTTGCTAAATTTCTAGATTAAAAATTGAAGGTCAAAGTTAGTTAAAAGGTAAAATTTACATATACTGTAATGAAGCCAcattaccttcctccctctggcTATTAAGTCCTGTAGTCCTCAAATGTGCTTCTACCTTCTGAAGTTTGCAAAATGAATCCCACTGCTTTTATGCTGCTAGAAACCGCGGGATTCACTTCTATATTCCTGCTGCTTTCcttgtgtttcatttcacaGTAAAGCAGAAAATCAGGGTGTTGCGCAACGGTTTTTGGGGCCATTCGAAACTTGTTTGAGAACAATGTCTACGTGATGTTTAACTAGTTTCGTAAAGACATGCACATGTGAGCTTCATAACAAGACTCGACAAATAGTGATCAAGAGTTTACTCAGTCAATCCCCTAAaaacattacatacattataattcaattttcacaaaaatgtccttcaaacaatgttttatgatgaataaaaacacacttttagtTATCCAACGAATATAACAGGTTTGATTTGTACAGAATGATGTTGCTTTACTATGGAGCAAAGGTTAAAAATAAACCTTTGACCTGTTGAGAGTGTATAGTATGTGCATAACAATCACAGTCTTATAAATCTGTCTTTTGTACATTCATTATAAGAAAGCCTACAGTACTGTTGAGGGCCACATTTGGCCTGAGAAGGAAAATATCCATCTCAAGACATGCTGGCATTATTTGACTAGTCCTTTCTCAACACCCAAAGCCAGACCTTATTTGACAGTCTCAGACATTAATTTTGTCTATTTGTAATGAAGATGAGTGCTGGAGTTGTGTCTTTCATAAACTCAATGAGGAAGCAGCAAGTGGAGTAACTTCAACAGTCAGTGGCTTGTAAACAAAATAGAACCACAGTGCATTGGTCTCAAGAGCGAGCCTACTAAATGAACTCCAAGCCCTCATATTTCACATCACCAATCTTGGTTTCAGGTAAAAGAATGCGTCCATCAAGTGTAAACGCCATGATGTATGTGGCAATCTTTCCGGCATCTTCTTCTGACTTGAGTGCCAGAATGATCTGGTCGTCCGTGTTGGGGACAAACTTGAAGGAAGAGAAACCGTGAGTGGGGTTGAGCGGACCCACCCGACTCACAATGATGTCTTTGAAATCTGGCGAGCAACTAAGGGCAAGGTTTGAGGCACGCCGTTCGTCTGCCGTCTCCTCATATTGCTCCTGGCTGGCACGGCGAGGGAGAAAAAACCAGCGTTGCAGGGTGTCGCTCCATGCTGCAGACTCATGAATGAGATAACCTGCGGAGATTCAAGGGAACACAGTGAAGAGTACAGCCAGGAGAAAGAAATGACACCAACAGCAGTTGTTACATGAGACCAGATTTACATCCTCACCTGGAGGTTCTATTCCTGCAGCAGACTTCAGTGATTTGTACTTTGGAACCCAGTTCTCGTGTTGCACATCTCCTCTGAAGCCCACTACTTTCACCCACTCTGGGTTGTTGTTAACAAACTCGCCTGTAGTGGTAGTCCACTCCTTCCCCAGTCCACCAACATACAGGTGCTCATCTTTCACTGCCAGCCACTCGGCTTTGAACCCTGTCAAGAG encodes:
- the LOC128379083 gene encoding galectin-3-binding protein A-like isoform X1, which encodes MLIKRNLLTLWVLLLLYASGSAMKFNLFNTGRTPDAQEGDVRLIGSQSTSEGRVEVYHDGKWGTVCDDGWDMAEAQVVCRQLHFPGAKSVVEGKEYGQASGPIWLDDITCKGTENLLTTCGFKSWGVTDCTHKEDVGVICDSDTNVTMSNSTHSLDHSATLSDDLGQIFDSGDGCDFHITVQSATGNKEDGTPKMLETTICAHRMIVSQFPFFSTSMGMTSITVNVSQSCQPHFTSFIRYLYTRKIDVTFSSAQCVHWMASKFGVKQLMEDTGRLFTKILPEDTSFHTQVSLHKYAMETEDLVLQENCIQYLAWNYQNLTRSSAWPHLSVEVIGALLARSDLVVPDEYFVLQTVESWILEKGNSISLETQAELLGLIRFPMIPAEKLYDLESNSSLYSTHENMYRDNMLKALQFNVLLFSNLQTNPKFNKEDDDYHPRIYTSNPWSTVIEPSKKTVTQPVRTHYPSYNRRTQYDYGYNSRYRQPTVSPYIQTTTQSFSTPVHNSMIFQSNKIQWEANVFKNTRECSNHGLRCESFPVARLVPQNHRSQSNVLFRNRLLLMCQGKYISQVQDFKENLAYIAVNGTQVLAYPCADDRYIYHFVVRPEYV
- the LOC128379083 gene encoding galectin-3-binding protein A-like isoform X2, with protein sequence MLIKRNLLTLWVLLLLYASGSAMKFNLFSRTPDAQEGDVRLIGSQSTSEGRVEVYHDGKWGTVCDDGWDMAEAQVVCRQLHFPGAKSVVEGKEYGQASGPIWLDDITCKGTENLLTTCGFKSWGVTDCTHKEDVGVICDSDTNVTMSNSTHSLDHSATLSDDLGQIFDSGDGCDFHITVQSATGNKEDGTPKMLETTICAHRMIVSQFPFFSTSMGMTSITVNVSQSCQPHFTSFIRYLYTRKIDVTFSSAQCVHWMASKFGVKQLMEDTGRLFTKILPEDTSFHTQVSLHKYAMETEDLVLQENCIQYLAWNYQNLTRSSAWPHLSVEVIGALLARSDLVVPDEYFVLQTVESWILEKGNSISLETQAELLGLIRFPMIPAEKLYDLESNSSLYSTHENMYRDNMLKALQFNVLLFSNLQTNPKFNKEDDDYHPRIYTSNPWSTVIEPSKKTVTQPVRTHYPSYNRRTQYDYGYNSRYRQPTVSPYIQTTTQSFSTPVHNSMIFQSNKIQWEANVFKNTRECSNHGLRCESFPVARLVPQNHRSQSNVLFRNRLLLMCQGKYISQVQDFKENLAYIAVNGTQVLAYPCADDRYIYHFVVRPEYV